In a single window of the Deinococcus aerolatus genome:
- the sdaAA gene encoding L-serine ammonia-lyase, iron-sulfur-dependent, subunit alpha, whose protein sequence is MTTLEALMNAPAPASAWVLERDCQETGLDPQDIRDEMARRIREMRDSIERGLNSSAKSITGMVGWNAKGLWDAPDALNAPLIRRVQAYAMAVNEENARMGRIVAAPTAGSAGTIPGALLGVADHLGISDDKLVAPMILAAGVGKAISKRMFISGAAGGCQAEIGSSAAMAAAAVVELLGGTPRAAVQAASMALMNTIGLVCDPVGGYVEVPCVSRNAFYAVHAVSAAQLALAQLESFIPPDEVLGAMASVGRMMPAELRETAEGGLAQTPTGLAVTARMEGRGEENATGMVELPMA, encoded by the coding sequence ATGACGACCCTCGAAGCCCTGATGAACGCGCCTGCTCCGGCCTCGGCCTGGGTGCTGGAGCGCGACTGCCAGGAAACCGGCCTTGACCCCCAGGACATCCGCGACGAGATGGCCCGCCGCATCCGCGAGATGCGTGACAGCATCGAACGCGGCCTGAACAGCAGCGCCAAAAGCATCACCGGCATGGTGGGCTGGAATGCCAAGGGCCTGTGGGACGCGCCTGACGCCCTGAACGCTCCGCTGATCCGTCGCGTTCAGGCCTACGCGATGGCCGTCAATGAGGAGAACGCCCGCATGGGCCGCATCGTCGCCGCGCCCACGGCAGGCAGCGCGGGCACCATTCCCGGCGCGCTGCTGGGCGTGGCCGATCATCTGGGCATCAGCGATGACAAACTGGTGGCCCCCATGATTCTGGCCGCCGGCGTGGGCAAGGCCATCAGCAAGCGCATGTTCATTTCCGGTGCGGCGGGCGGCTGCCAGGCCGAGATCGGCTCCAGTGCGGCGATGGCCGCCGCCGCGGTTGTGGAGTTGCTGGGCGGCACCCCCCGCGCCGCCGTGCAGGCCGCCAGCATGGCCCTGATGAACACCATCGGGCTGGTCTGCGATCCGGTGGGCGGCTATGTGGAAGTGCCGTGTGTTAGCCGCAACGCCTTTTACGCCGTCCACGCCGTCAGCGCGGCGCAACTGGCACTGGCGCAGCTGGAATCCTTCATCCCCCCCGACGAGGTGCTGGGCGCGATGGCCTCGGTGGGCCGCATGATGCCCGCTGAACTGCGCGAAACGGCAGAGGGCGGGCTGGCGCAGACACCGACCGGGCTGGCGGTCACGGCGCGTATGGAAGGTAGGGGCGAGGAAAACGCAACGGGAATGGTTGAACTGCCGATGGCGTAA
- a CDS encoding pseudouridine synthase — MSGERLQKRLARAGVASRRAAEELIRAGRVQVNGVVAALGQTVTDADDIRLDGQLLDTGAVQKVTYALYKPRGYVTTASDEYGRKNVLDAMPPVPGLHPIGRLDRDSEGLLLLTTDGDLTLTLTHPRYGHEKAYRAWTHGEMPPTQAELDKLLKGVMLEDGLSTALSATPASDGAFITLGEGRKHQVRRMLEAIGHPVGRLMRYRVGGYWLGNLDVGEYAELSERDLQGLLHPDSIPAGIWEGKWDLMGRRWG, encoded by the coding sequence ATGAGCGGCGAGAGACTGCAAAAGCGGCTGGCCCGCGCCGGGGTGGCCTCGCGCCGCGCCGCAGAGGAACTGATCAGGGCGGGCCGCGTGCAGGTCAACGGGGTGGTGGCCGCGCTGGGCCAGACCGTGACCGACGCCGACGATATCCGGCTGGACGGACAGCTGCTGGACACGGGCGCGGTGCAGAAGGTCACCTACGCGCTGTACAAGCCGCGCGGCTACGTCACCACGGCCAGTGACGAGTACGGGCGCAAGAACGTGCTGGATGCCATGCCTCCTGTTCCAGGCCTGCACCCCATCGGACGGCTGGACCGGGATTCCGAAGGGCTGCTGCTCCTTACCACCGACGGGGACCTGACCCTGACCCTGACCCACCCGCGCTACGGCCACGAGAAGGCCTACCGCGCCTGGACGCACGGCGAGATGCCCCCCACGCAGGCTGAGCTGGACAAATTGCTCAAGGGCGTGATGCTGGAAGATGGGCTGTCCACGGCCCTCAGCGCCACTCCGGCCAGCGACGGCGCATTCATCACGCTGGGCGAGGGCCGCAAGCATCAGGTGCGCCGCATGCTGGAGGCCATCGGCCACCCGGTGGGCCGCCTGATGCGCTACCGCGTGGGCGGGTACTGGCTGGGCAATCTGGATGTGGGCGAGTACGCTGAACTCAGCGAGCGCGACCTTCAGGGGCTGCTACATCCGGACAGCATCCCGGCCGGCATCTGGGAAGGTAAGTGGGACCTGATGGGCCGGCGCTGGGGCTGA